The following proteins come from a genomic window of Nostoc sp. TCL26-01:
- a CDS encoding serine/threonine-protein kinase — translation MSYCLNPRCPKPENPQDIKFCLSCGSKLLLKERYRAVKPIGQGGFGRTFLAVDEDKPSKPRCVIKQFYPQAQGTNTVQKAVELFNQEAVRLEDLGKHPQIPELLAYFTHEDRQYLVQEFIDGANLAQVLAQRGVFNEAQIRQLLNDLLSVLQFCHSRQVIHRDIKPENIILRNSDKKLVLVDFGAAKSATSTALNQTGTSIGSPEYVAPEQIRGRASFTSDIYSLGATCINLLTGRSPFDSYEINHDTWVWQQYLKTPFSQELSQIINKMLESIPMRRYQTIEEVLQDLNQHSPVVATPELSSTSPPIIVNKTSSQIDLELEEMKTQFLVGGKNQQNKIPPQNSTPQSHNNRKSDVIDDELEQLKAKYLGNNNSEGQ, via the coding sequence ATGAGTTACTGCCTTAACCCCCGTTGCCCAAAGCCAGAAAATCCTCAAGATATTAAGTTTTGCTTGAGTTGTGGTTCTAAGTTACTCCTCAAGGAACGCTACCGTGCCGTCAAACCAATTGGGCAAGGTGGTTTTGGCAGGACTTTCTTAGCTGTGGATGAAGATAAGCCTTCCAAGCCTCGCTGTGTGATTAAGCAATTTTATCCCCAAGCCCAAGGTACGAACACCGTCCAAAAAGCGGTGGAATTATTTAACCAAGAAGCCGTGCGATTAGAGGATTTAGGCAAGCATCCGCAAATTCCCGAACTTTTAGCATATTTTACCCATGAAGATCGCCAGTATTTAGTACAAGAATTTATTGACGGAGCAAATCTAGCGCAGGTATTGGCACAAAGGGGTGTGTTTAATGAAGCCCAGATCCGGCAACTATTAAATGACTTATTGTCAGTTTTACAATTTTGTCATTCTCGACAGGTAATTCATCGAGATATTAAACCAGAAAATATTATATTACGTAATAGCGACAAAAAACTAGTGCTGGTAGATTTTGGGGCTGCTAAATCTGCCACTAGCACAGCTTTAAATCAAACAGGTACAAGTATTGGTAGTCCTGAATATGTTGCACCAGAGCAAATTAGAGGTAGAGCTAGTTTTACCAGTGATATTTATAGTTTAGGGGCAACTTGTATTAATTTATTGACTGGGCGATCGCCTTTTGATTCTTATGAGATTAATCATGATACTTGGGTTTGGCAACAGTATTTAAAAACTCCCTTTAGTCAAGAGTTAAGTCAAATTATTAATAAGATGCTAGAAAGCATTCCCATGAGGCGTTATCAAACTATAGAAGAAGTTTTACAAGATTTAAATCAACACTCGCCAGTAGTTGCCACACCTGAATTATCATCAACATCTCCACCCATAATAGTCAATAAAACCTCTAGTCAAATTGACTTAGAATTGGAAGAGATGAAAACTCAGTTTTTAGTTGGTGGAAAAAATCAGCAAAATAAAATTCCGCCACAAAATTCTACACCTCAGTCTCATAACAACAGAAAATCAGATGTTATAGATGACGAATTAGAGCAGTTAAAAGCTAAATATCTCGGTAATAATAA